The following DNA comes from Flavobacterium sp. N3904.
TTTTCAAAAAAGTGTTTTATCCTATCGTTCAGTTTTTAAAACCGGTTTCACCTTTGGCTTGGTTTCCTATTGGCTTGGTGGTTTTCAAAGACACAGGAATGGCAACCATATTTATTGTATTTATTACTTCTTTGTGGTCGACATTAATAAATACTTCTTTTGGAGTGAGCACCATTCCGCAAGACCATAAAAATGTAGCTAAGGCTTTTGGCTTTTCAAAATGGAGGTATTTGACCAAAGTTGTTTTTCCATATACCTTGCCACACATTATTACAGGATTACGGTTGAGCATCAGTGTTGCGTGGTTGGTTATCGTTGCCGGCGAAATGCTATCAGGCGGCGCAGGAATTGGATTTTTTGTATGGGACAGCTGGAATGCATTAAGCCTTGAAAAAGTAATTTCGGCCATTATCATCATCGGATTTGTCGGAATTATTTTTGACGGATTTTTTACAATGATTGAAAATAAGGTAAGATACTAAGTTTCTGAAATGCTAAGTTCCTAAGCTTTAATCTTAGTTACTTAGTCCCGATAGTTATCGGGACAGAAACTTTAAAAAAAGTAGAATGCTTTCTTTTAGCCCCGATAGAAGTGAAAATCCTTGTGGGCTGGGGTTCAGCCCACAAGATTGCAACGAATAGCGGGAGGACTCATCTTAAAAAAACAAATGCTTCTGCTCCCGAAAAAAGCTAAGCCATTTAGAAACTTAAAAAAACAACTATGAGCTATTTAGAAATAAAAAATTTGGAAATTTCTTTTCCAACACCAAAAGGGAAATACATTGCAGTAAAAGACATTAACCTTTCGATCAAAAAAGGGGAAATTATCTCCATAATTGGGCATTCGGGTTGTGGAAAATCGACCATTATGAATGCTATAGGAGGGATGCTAACCCCAACAGGCGGGTCAGTAGTTTTGGACAATGCAACCATCAAAGGCCCGGGACCGGATCGCGGAATCGTTTTTCAAAACTATTCATTATTACCTTGGCTAACGGTGGAAAACAACATTTTTCAGGCTGTGGATTCGGTTATGGATTGTTCTAAAGCCGAGAAACACGAAATTGTGATTAAAAACCTCAAAATGGTTAATTTGTTCCAACATAAAGATAAATTACCAGGACAACTTTCGGGCGGAATGAAACAAAGAGTAGCTATTGCGAGAGCTTTTGCCATCAATCCAGGAGTACTGTTGATGGACGAACCTTTTGGCGCTCTTGATGCCTTAACCAAAGGCTCCATGCAACTCGAAGTTTTGAAACTATGGAATTTGAATAACAGGGAGAAAACAATCGTGATGATTACGCACGATATCGAAGAAGCCTTGTTTTTGTCAGACCGAATTGTGGTTTTACATAATGGTCCAGCATCTACCATTCGGGAAATCGTAACGGTAAATTTGCCAAGGCCTAGAAATAAAATCGAAATCGTAAAAACCCCTGAATATATAGAATTAAGAGACCATTTATTGCACCTCTTGACGGATCATTTCTCTATTGAAGACATGGGTGTTACCTATAAAAATTAGTTAACTGTTGTTACCCAAAAAAGGCTTTTCAAGAAATTGAAAAGCCTTTTTCATTTAAAAAAATTCCAAACTCCTTCTATAAATATTGGAATTTGGAATTTAAGATTTAGGAATTTTTTATAAAAATTCTTATTTCGTTTCGTCTTCTTTTTTGTCAGCTGGCTGATCGTCTTTGGCTGCGTTTTTGAATTCTTTAATTCCGCTTCCTAAACCTTTCATTAATTCTGGAATTTTTTTACCTCCAAAAAGTAATAAAACAACTGCCAATATAACAAGGATTTCTGGTAAACCTAATCTTCCCATGATTGAATATTTAATGCCGTAGCAAATTTGTAATGAATCTAATGTGCAAATGTATATAGAATAACTTAATAGGCATTCATTTTGATTCATTTATTTGCTTTTGAAAGCGTTAAATATTTGATAAAATAATTAGGTTAAGAATACAACTACTTAAAAGAGGCTAGTGATCGCAACACTATTAATTATTATATTTGTGACTTAAACACATCTCATGTCTAGTAATCGATTAAAAAAGAAGAAGTTTTTTGACAGATTGTTAATCAAAAACCGATTAATAATTTTGAACGAGGATACTTTTGAAGAAATTTTTTCTTTTAAATTGAATATCATGAGTGTTTTTGTTTCACTTTCATTAGGTGCTATTTTCTTAATTTCGATTACAACCGTATTGATTGCTTTTACTCCTTTGCGAGAATTCATTCCAGGCTATTCTTCTTCTAAGTTAAAAAGAGATGCTACCGTTTTGGCTTTAAAATCAGATTCTCTTTCGATAGCATTAAAGAAAAACGAAATCTACATCAAATCAATTCAAAAAGTATTGAACGGTGATTTAGAATATGCCAAATTCAATAAAGATTCAATACTTTCCAATAGTGATGAAGCACCAGTGCACGTGGATTTGTCTCCTTCCCAAAAGGAAATAGAGTTGAGAAAAAGAGTGAAAGAGGAAGAAAAATTAGATTTCAAATCTCAAAAATCAAATTCCAAAAAGAAAACGAGATGAGGTTTTGGATAAATTTCAAAAGACTAAATTCTAAAAGAAGATTACAATTTTAAAAATAAAGCCCAAAAGAATGTCACTAAAATCGGTTGCAGCAAAATTATTTGCACAAAAAATATATAAAAAGACACAAGCTTGGGCCAATAATCCAATAGCAACCCAAAGAGCTGTTTTTTTGAATCTAATAAAAGAGGCAAAGCAAACTCAATTTGGGAAAGACCATCATTTTGAAGCTATAACGACTTATGAAGATTTTGCACAAAGAGTTCCTGTTAGCGATTATGAAGCCTTAAAACCGTATGTCGACAGAGTGGTAAAAGGAGAGGAGAATATTCTTTGGAAAGGAAAACCACTTTATTTTGCCAAAACCTCCGGGACTACTTCGGGAGCAAAATACATTCCGTTGACCAAGGAATCGATGCCATATCATATCGAAGCCGCTCGAAATGCTATTTTGCTTTACATACACGAAACCAAAAAGGCTGATTTTGTAAGCGGCAAAATGATTTTCCTGCAGGGAAGTCCTATATTGGAAGAAAAACACGGAATAAAATTGGGCCGATTGTCTGGAATTGTAGCACATTTTGTTCCAAAATATTTACAAAAAAATCGACTGCCTTCTTGGGAAACCAATTGTATTGAAGATTGGGAAACCAAAGTAAACGCCATTGTCAATGAAACTATAAACGAAGACATGACTGTGATTTCGGGCATTCCATCATGGGTGCAAATGTATTTTGAAAAACTGCAGCAAAGGGCAGAAAAGCCTGTTGGCGAGATCTTCAAAAATTTTAATTTGTTTATTTATGGAGGTGTCAATTATGAACCTTATAGAGCCAAATTCGAAAATTTGATTGGTCGTAAAGTAGACAGTATCGAATTATTCCCAGCATCCGAAGGTTTTTTTGCTTACCAAGATTCCCAAAAAGAAAAAGGAATGTTACTGTTGCTGAATGCCGGAATTTTTTATGAATTTATAAAGAGTGAAGATTTTAATACCGAAAACCCAAAACGCTACACGATAGGCGAAGTGGAGTTGGGCGTTAATTATGTTTTGATTATTTCGACCAACGCAGGACTTTGGGGTTATAATATTGGAGACACCGTTCAGTTTACTTCTTTGAAACCGTATCGAGTTATCGTTTCTGGACGTATTAAGCATTATATTTCGGCATTTGGAGAACATGTTATTGGGAAGGAAGTGGAGTGCGCTTTGCAGGAAGCGATGAATGGTACAACTATAAGAGTAAATGAATTTACCGTAGCACCACAAATTACTCCAATTCATGGATTGCCATATCATGAATGGTTCATCGAATTTGAAAATGAACCGGACGATAGCGACACTTTTGCGGAAGCGCTAGACAATGCCATGCGCAAGCAAAACATTTATTATGATGACTTGATTGTAGGCCATGTTTTAAAAAAACTGGTCGTTACCAAAGTGGCCAAAAACGGTTTTCAGGACTACATGAAATCGATAGGAAAATTGGGTGGACAGAATAAAATCCCAAGATTATCAAACGACAGGAAAATTGTGGATTTATTGGCTTTATAGAAAAGGAAATAAAATTAAAATCTGTAATTTTCCGTTGTAACGGAAAATAAAGTACTTATTTTTCCTTTATAATGGAAAAATTAGGTATTTTTGAATAAAAAAATGATTACTCGAACTATTATAGGTACTATTCAGCGAGAGTTTTTTCAACAAAAAGCCATAATAATTCTTGGAGCTAGGCAAGTTGGGAAAAGCACATTACTTAAAAACACACTTCAAAATCAAGAAAAGGTGTTGTGGCTCGACGCTGAAAATCCAGACGTGTCCTTAATTTTTGAAAATGCTACAGCTACCCGTTTGCAGTCTTTCTTTGGAACCAATAAATTTGTTGTTATAGATGAAGCTCAAAAAATAGTGGATATTGGTAGTAAACTTAAACTCATCACTGATCATTTGCCCGAAATTCAA
Coding sequences within:
- the ntrB gene encoding nitrate ABC transporter permease; the encoded protein is MSNSTTATIEQDEVAGSYSLQNTFEKIIKKKNLKKGSRYILEKIKSVLFACVGLTIFCGFWSLLSYYTKDALPGPTATLTVLFEMLSDPFYDYGPNDKGIGLQLFVSIKTVLLGFSLGSLFAIPFGILIGASSFFKKVFYPIVQFLKPVSPLAWFPIGLVVFKDTGMATIFIVFITSLWSTLINTSFGVSTIPQDHKNVAKAFGFSKWRYLTKVVFPYTLPHIITGLRLSISVAWLVIVAGEMLSGGAGIGFFVWDSWNALSLEKVISAIIIIGFVGIIFDGFFTMIENKVRY
- a CDS encoding ABC transporter ATP-binding protein, with amino-acid sequence MSYLEIKNLEISFPTPKGKYIAVKDINLSIKKGEIISIIGHSGCGKSTIMNAIGGMLTPTGGSVVLDNATIKGPGPDRGIVFQNYSLLPWLTVENNIFQAVDSVMDCSKAEKHEIVIKNLKMVNLFQHKDKLPGQLSGGMKQRVAIARAFAINPGVLLMDEPFGALDALTKGSMQLEVLKLWNLNNREKTIVMITHDIEEALFLSDRIVVLHNGPASTIREIVTVNLPRPRNKIEIVKTPEYIELRDHLLHLLTDHFSIEDMGVTYKN
- the tatA gene encoding twin-arginine translocase TatA/TatE family subunit, with the translated sequence MGRLGLPEILVILAVVLLLFGGKKIPELMKGLGSGIKEFKNAAKDDQPADKKEDETK
- a CDS encoding peptidase codes for the protein MSSNRLKKKKFFDRLLIKNRLIILNEDTFEEIFSFKLNIMSVFVSLSLGAIFLISITTVLIAFTPLREFIPGYSSSKLKRDATVLALKSDSLSIALKKNEIYIKSIQKVLNGDLEYAKFNKDSILSNSDEAPVHVDLSPSQKEIELRKRVKEEEKLDFKSQKSNSKKKTR
- a CDS encoding GH3 auxin-responsive promoter family protein, with the protein product MSLKSVAAKLFAQKIYKKTQAWANNPIATQRAVFLNLIKEAKQTQFGKDHHFEAITTYEDFAQRVPVSDYEALKPYVDRVVKGEENILWKGKPLYFAKTSGTTSGAKYIPLTKESMPYHIEAARNAILLYIHETKKADFVSGKMIFLQGSPILEEKHGIKLGRLSGIVAHFVPKYLQKNRLPSWETNCIEDWETKVNAIVNETINEDMTVISGIPSWVQMYFEKLQQRAEKPVGEIFKNFNLFIYGGVNYEPYRAKFENLIGRKVDSIELFPASEGFFAYQDSQKEKGMLLLLNAGIFYEFIKSEDFNTENPKRYTIGEVELGVNYVLIISTNAGLWGYNIGDTVQFTSLKPYRVIVSGRIKHYISAFGEHVIGKEVECALQEAMNGTTIRVNEFTVAPQITPIHGLPYHEWFIEFENEPDDSDTFAEALDNAMRKQNIYYDDLIVGHVLKKLVVTKVAKNGFQDYMKSIGKLGGQNKIPRLSNDRKIVDLLAL